In Arthrobacter burdickii, one DNA window encodes the following:
- the crtI gene encoding phytoene desaturase family protein — MTPQQSGRIRVAAKDVVVIGGGIGGLATSALLAREGHSVTLLEKRGQVGGRAGSWEQGGFRFDTGPSWYLMPEVIDHFFRLMGTSAAEQLDLVKLDPGYRVVFEEGGAVDVPADREAVTKLFESLEAGAGEQLSKYLDSAEDAYEIAKKRFLYSTFQSFLPFVRPDVLARLPRIASLLLQPLQSFVEKRFQDPRIQQILGYPAVFLGSSPFDAPSMYHLMSHLDLDDGVLYPMGGFSTLIDGMRRVAVAAGVEIRTDADVVSIDTEPRTPGRSPLDRRAATVRGVTYRTNGTTTSIGADIVVSAADLHHTETTMLPADLQTYPEGYWQKRVPGPSALLLYLGVRGSLPQLEHHTLLFTTDWRDNFGRIFGKETSVPSPASLYVCRPSATDGSVAPAGHENVFVLVPIPADVTIGRGGLERGGDARVEDLADAVIGQISEWAGIPDLAERIVVRRSYGPQDFADDLNAWRGTSLGPAHILKQSAFFRGSNRSAKVGNLFYAGSSTVPGIGIPMCLISAELIVKRLRGDTSTGPLPEPAAG; from the coding sequence ATGACACCCCAGCAGAGCGGGCGGATACGCGTGGCAGCCAAGGACGTCGTCGTCATCGGCGGCGGGATCGGCGGGCTCGCGACGTCGGCCCTGCTGGCCCGTGAAGGGCACAGCGTCACCCTCCTGGAGAAGCGCGGACAGGTGGGCGGCCGCGCCGGTTCCTGGGAGCAGGGCGGTTTCCGCTTCGACACCGGCCCGTCCTGGTACCTGATGCCCGAGGTGATCGACCACTTCTTCCGGCTGATGGGCACGAGCGCCGCGGAGCAGCTCGACCTCGTGAAGCTCGATCCCGGCTACCGCGTCGTCTTCGAGGAGGGCGGGGCGGTCGACGTCCCCGCGGACCGGGAAGCCGTCACCAAGCTTTTCGAATCCCTCGAGGCCGGCGCCGGCGAGCAGCTGTCGAAGTACCTCGACTCCGCGGAGGACGCCTACGAGATCGCCAAGAAGCGTTTCCTCTACTCGACCTTCCAGTCCTTCCTGCCCTTCGTCCGGCCCGACGTCCTCGCCCGGCTCCCGCGGATCGCGTCGCTGCTCCTCCAGCCGCTGCAGTCCTTCGTCGAGAAGCGCTTCCAGGACCCGCGCATCCAGCAGATCCTCGGCTACCCGGCCGTGTTCCTCGGCAGCTCGCCCTTCGACGCGCCGAGCATGTACCACCTGATGAGCCACCTCGACCTCGACGACGGCGTGCTCTACCCGATGGGCGGTTTCAGCACCCTCATCGACGGGATGCGCCGGGTGGCGGTGGCCGCCGGCGTCGAGATCCGCACCGACGCCGACGTCGTCTCGATCGACACCGAGCCCCGGACGCCCGGCAGGTCCCCCCTCGACCGCCGGGCCGCGACGGTGCGCGGGGTCACCTACCGCACGAACGGTACGACGACGTCGATCGGTGCCGACATCGTCGTGTCCGCCGCGGACCTCCACCACACCGAGACCACGATGCTGCCGGCGGACCTGCAGACGTACCCGGAGGGGTACTGGCAGAAGCGCGTGCCCGGTCCCAGTGCGCTGCTCCTCTACCTGGGCGTCCGGGGAAGCCTGCCGCAGCTCGAACACCACACCCTGCTGTTCACGACGGACTGGCGCGACAACTTCGGGCGGATCTTCGGCAAGGAGACCTCCGTGCCGTCACCGGCATCGCTGTACGTGTGCCGCCCGAGCGCCACGGACGGTTCCGTGGCCCCAGCCGGCCACGAGAACGTGTTCGTTCTCGTGCCCATCCCGGCGGACGTCACGATCGGCAGGGGAGGGCTCGAGCGCGGGGGAGACGCGAGGGTCGAGGACCTGGCCGACGCCGTCATCGGCCAGATCTCGGAGTGGGCAGGTATCCCCGATCTGGCCGAGCGCATCGTCGTCCGCCGCAGCTACGGGCCGCAGGACTTCGCCGACGACCTCAATGCGTGGCGCGGTACGTCGCTCGGTCCGGCGCACATCCTGAAGCAGAGCGCGTTCTTCCGCGGCTCGAACCGCAGCGCGAAGGTCGGCAACCTCTTCTACGCGGGGAGTTCCACGGTTCCCGGCATCGGCATCCCCATGTGCCTCATCAGTGCGGAACTCATCGTCAAACGGCTGCGCGGCGACACCAGCACGGGGCCGCTGCCGGAGCCTGCCGCCGGGTAG
- the rpoB gene encoding DNA-directed RNA polymerase subunit beta produces MVAPSTSNNATATSQVDADGAAPRLSFAKIHEPLEVPNLLALQTDSFDWLVGNERWKARVEEALEKGLQGVATTSGLADIFEEISPIEDFQGTMSLSFSEPEFADPKYTMAECKDRDATYSAPLYVKAEFMNNNTGEIKQQTVFMGDFPLMTDKGTFVINGTERVVVSQLVRSPGAYFERTADKTSDKDIFSAKIIPSRGAWFELEIDKRDQVGVRLDRKRKQSVTVLLKALGWTEGQILEEFGQYDSIRATMEKDATETREDALLDIYRKLRPGEPPTVEAAQTLLDNLYFNPKRYDLAKVGRYKINRKLGIDKDLTDSDASVLNIDDIVAMIKFLVALHAGDKTLGGKRDGGDVELRVEVDDIDHFGNRRIRAVGELIENQVRTGLSRMERVVRERMTTQDVEAITPQTLINIRPVVAAIKEFFGTSQLSQFMDQNNPLAGLTHKRRLSALGPGGLSRDRAGMEVRDVHPSHYGRMCPIETPEGPNIGLIGSLASYGRINAFGFIETPYRKVVDGIVTDQIDYLTADDEVERLIAQANAPLDANNTFTEDMVLVRTRGGSGEPVLVEPAEVEYMDVSPRQMVSVATAMIPFLEHDDANRALMGANMQRQAVPLLRSERPLVGTGMEKNAAVDAGDAVTATKAGVVKEVSADLVSVLNDDGTETNYPIMKFARSNQGNAYNQRVLVSEGDRLEYNSIIADGPSTDQGELALGKNMLVAFMSWEGHNFEDAIILSQRIVSDDVLTSIHIEEHEVDARDTKLGAEEITRDIPNVSEEVLGALDERGIIHIGAEVEAGDILVGRVTPKGETELTPEERLLRAIFGEKSREVRDTSLKVPHGESGTVIGVRIFDRDNDDELPPGVNQLVRVYVAQKRKITDGDKLAGRHGNKGVISKILPIEDMPFLEDGTPVDIVLNPLGVPGRMNVGQVLEIHLGWAAKQGWKIEGEPEWMKNLPNLPREISSTTVATPVFDGATEDEIVGLLGSTNVTRDGQRLIGESGKARLFDGRSGEPFPDPISVGYMYILKLHHLVDDKIHARSTGPYSMITQQPLGGKAQFGGQRFGEMEVWALEAYGAAYTLQELLTIKSDDIHGRVKVYEAIVKGENIPEPGVPESFKVLIKEMQSLCLNVEVLSTDGTTIEMRDSDEEVFRAAEELGIDLSRAEPSSVEEV; encoded by the coding sequence TTGGTCGCCCCGAGCACCTCTAATAATGCAACCGCTACCAGCCAGGTCGACGCCGACGGCGCCGCACCCCGGCTCTCATTCGCAAAGATTCACGAACCGCTTGAAGTTCCCAATCTTCTCGCCCTCCAGACGGACAGCTTCGACTGGCTCGTCGGCAACGAGCGCTGGAAGGCCCGCGTTGAGGAAGCGCTGGAGAAGGGGCTGCAGGGTGTAGCCACGACCTCCGGGCTGGCTGACATCTTCGAAGAGATCTCCCCGATCGAGGACTTCCAGGGCACCATGTCCCTGAGCTTCTCCGAGCCGGAATTCGCAGACCCCAAGTACACGATGGCCGAGTGCAAGGATCGCGACGCGACCTACTCCGCCCCGCTGTACGTCAAGGCCGAGTTCATGAACAACAACACGGGCGAGATCAAGCAGCAGACCGTGTTCATGGGTGACTTCCCCCTCATGACCGACAAGGGCACCTTCGTCATCAACGGCACCGAGCGTGTCGTCGTGTCGCAGCTCGTCCGTTCACCCGGTGCCTACTTCGAGCGCACCGCGGACAAGACCAGTGACAAGGACATCTTCAGCGCGAAGATCATCCCGTCGCGTGGTGCCTGGTTCGAGCTCGAGATCGACAAGCGTGACCAGGTCGGCGTCCGTCTCGACCGCAAGCGCAAGCAGTCGGTCACCGTGCTCCTCAAGGCCCTCGGCTGGACCGAAGGCCAGATCCTGGAGGAGTTCGGCCAGTACGACTCCATCCGCGCCACCATGGAGAAGGACGCGACGGAGACCCGCGAGGACGCCCTCCTCGACATCTACCGCAAGCTGCGTCCGGGTGAGCCCCCCACGGTCGAGGCTGCCCAGACCCTCCTGGACAACCTGTACTTCAACCCGAAGCGCTACGACCTCGCCAAGGTCGGCCGGTACAAGATCAACCGCAAGCTCGGCATCGACAAGGACCTCACGGATTCCGACGCCTCGGTGCTGAACATCGACGACATCGTCGCGATGATCAAGTTCCTGGTCGCCCTGCATGCCGGCGACAAGACCCTCGGCGGCAAGCGCGACGGCGGAGACGTCGAGCTCCGCGTCGAGGTCGACGACATCGACCACTTCGGCAACCGCCGCATCCGCGCCGTGGGCGAGCTCATCGAGAACCAGGTCCGCACGGGCCTGTCCCGCATGGAGCGCGTCGTCCGCGAGCGGATGACCACCCAGGACGTCGAGGCCATCACGCCGCAGACCCTGATCAACATCCGTCCCGTCGTGGCCGCCATCAAGGAGTTCTTCGGAACCTCCCAGCTGTCGCAGTTCATGGACCAGAACAACCCGCTCGCCGGCCTGACGCACAAGCGTCGCCTGTCCGCGCTGGGCCCGGGTGGTCTCTCCCGTGACCGCGCAGGCATGGAAGTCCGTGACGTCCACCCGTCGCACTACGGACGCATGTGCCCGATCGAAACCCCTGAAGGCCCGAACATCGGCCTCATCGGTTCGCTCGCCTCGTACGGCCGCATCAACGCGTTCGGCTTCATCGAGACCCCGTACCGCAAGGTCGTCGACGGCATCGTCACCGACCAGATCGACTACCTGACCGCCGACGACGAGGTGGAGCGCCTCATCGCCCAGGCGAACGCGCCCCTCGACGCGAACAACACGTTCACCGAGGACATGGTCCTTGTGCGGACGCGTGGTGGTTCCGGCGAGCCCGTGCTCGTCGAGCCCGCCGAGGTCGAGTACATGGACGTCTCCCCGCGCCAGATGGTGTCCGTCGCGACCGCGATGATCCCGTTCCTGGAGCACGACGACGCCAACCGCGCCCTCATGGGTGCGAACATGCAGCGCCAGGCCGTGCCCCTGCTCCGTTCCGAGCGTCCCCTCGTGGGCACCGGCATGGAGAAGAACGCAGCCGTCGACGCCGGTGACGCCGTCACCGCGACGAAGGCAGGCGTGGTCAAGGAGGTGTCGGCCGACCTGGTCAGCGTCCTCAACGACGACGGCACCGAGACGAACTACCCGATCATGAAGTTCGCCCGCTCGAACCAGGGCAACGCGTACAACCAGCGTGTCCTGGTCTCCGAGGGCGACCGCCTCGAGTACAACTCGATCATCGCCGACGGTCCGTCCACGGACCAGGGTGAGCTCGCGCTGGGCAAGAACATGCTGGTCGCGTTCATGTCCTGGGAGGGTCACAACTTCGAGGACGCGATCATCCTGTCGCAGCGCATCGTCTCCGACGATGTCCTGACGTCGATCCACATCGAGGAGCACGAAGTCGATGCCCGCGACACCAAGCTCGGTGCCGAGGAGATCACGCGTGACATCCCGAACGTCTCCGAGGAGGTCCTCGGTGCGCTCGACGAGCGCGGCATCATCCACATCGGTGCCGAGGTCGAAGCCGGCGACATCCTCGTCGGCCGTGTCACCCCCAAGGGTGAGACCGAGCTGACCCCCGAGGAGCGCCTGCTGCGCGCCATCTTCGGCGAGAAGAGCCGCGAAGTCCGCGACACCTCGCTGAAGGTCCCCCACGGCGAGTCCGGAACGGTCATCGGCGTGCGCATCTTCGACCGCGACAACGACGACGAGCTGCCCCCGGGCGTGAACCAGCTGGTCCGCGTCTACGTGGCACAGAAGCGCAAGATCACGGACGGTGACAAGCTCGCAGGCCGCCACGGCAACAAGGGCGTCATCTCCAAGATCCTCCCGATCGAGGACATGCCGTTCCTCGAGGACGGCACCCCCGTCGACATCGTCCTGAACCCGCTCGGCGTCCCCGGACGCATGAACGTCGGCCAGGTCCTCGAGATCCACCTCGGCTGGGCAGCCAAGCAGGGCTGGAAGATCGAGGGCGAGCCCGAGTGGATGAAGAACCTCCCGAACCTTCCCCGGGAGATCTCCTCGACCACCGTCGCAACCCCCGTGTTCGACGGCGCCACCGAGGACGAGATCGTCGGCCTGCTCGGATCCACGAACGTCACCCGCGACGGACAGCGCCTCATCGGCGAGTCCGGCAAGGCGCGCCTGTTCGACGGCCGCTCCGGCGAGCCGTTCCCGGACCCGATCTCCGTCGGCTACATGTACATCCTGAAGCTCCACCACCTGGTGGACGACAAGATCCACGCGCGCTCCACCGGCCCGTACTCCATGATCACGCAGCAGCCGCTGGGTGGTAAGGCACAGTTCGGCGGACAGCGTTTCGGTGAGATGGAAGTGTGGGCCCTCGAGGCCTACGGTGCGGCCTACACGCTGCAGGAACTCCTCACCATCAAGTCGGACGACATCCACGGACGCGTCAAGGTGTACGAGGCCATCGTCAAGGGCGAGAACATCCCCGAGCCGGGCGTTCCCGAGTCCTTCAAGGTCTTGATCAAGGAAATGCAGTCGCTCTGCCTGAACGTGGAAGTCCTCTCCACCGACGGCACCACGATTGAAATGCGTGACTCGGATGAAGAAGTCTTCCGGGCCGCGGAGGAACTGGGCATCGACCTGTCACGGGCCGAGCCGAGTTCTGTCGAGGAAGTCTAG